Proteins from a single region of Gemmatimonadaceae bacterium:
- the lon gene encoding endopeptidase La, which produces MPRPQRREEILGQELPPQLPLMALRSTIVYPLGTIAVQMGAPENLALLRANEDPGLIVALVVTGGDAEDPVENQRFVGRVGVAARVHERINLPGDTVQITLQGLRRISIESIEQEAPYVIAGVRPARDLPADPNDLDDLVARIVSAAETLADLVERIPDEVPQILKMNVSDPGRFADLAATNMNFRISDKDEVLQRLDIGQRLRFILSRLEREVARARVMEDVKKQTEVKIEQHQREFYLRQQLRAIQAELGETDPGEKEAIELLKKVDEARLPERVGQEARRETERLRMLSPASSEYQVIRNYLDWILSLPWHKRSGDEQIELARVELALEGKHYGLNEAKERIIEFLAVRKLRGGDPHGPILCFVGPPGTGKTSLGEAIATSIGRSFYRIAVGGVRDEAEIRGHRRTYVGAMPGLLIQALRRVGLRDPVLMIDEIDKMSGGGASGDPTAAMLEVLDPSQNHDFVDHYLNLPFDLSSVLFICTANNLFDIPAPLRDRMEVIRIAGYTVEEKVEIAWRYLIPRLLEEHGITDKDIQFTDEVLGFVSSRYSREAGLRNFERNLAAIMRKRARRKADGEEGAWVVDNALVEHHLGVPKHAMEEAEKEPEIGTVTGLAWTSLGGDIMTIEALRMPGSGKLTVTGQLGDVMRESVDAALSFVRSRADALNVGDREFKETDFHIHFPAGAVPKDGPSAGVAVTLALASVLSRRPVRRDVAMTGEVTLRGRVLEIGGVKEKTLAAYRAGLREVILPAGNQKDLRDVPEEVRKNMAFTFVSAMDEVLRHALLPRVTPEIVDVAPEATTEAREPRSGGRADTHTPAP; this is translated from the coding sequence ATGCCACGTCCCCAGCGCCGTGAGGAGATCCTCGGCCAGGAGCTGCCGCCTCAGCTTCCGCTCATGGCGCTTCGCTCGACGATCGTCTACCCGCTCGGCACCATCGCCGTCCAGATGGGAGCCCCCGAGAACCTCGCGCTGCTCCGGGCAAACGAAGACCCGGGGCTCATCGTCGCCCTCGTCGTCACGGGCGGAGACGCCGAAGATCCGGTCGAGAACCAGCGGTTCGTGGGGCGCGTCGGCGTGGCGGCCCGCGTGCACGAGCGCATCAATCTCCCGGGCGACACCGTGCAGATCACGCTGCAGGGCTTGCGTCGCATCTCGATCGAGTCGATCGAACAGGAGGCGCCCTACGTGATCGCCGGGGTTCGACCGGCGCGGGATCTCCCCGCCGATCCGAACGACCTGGACGACCTCGTCGCGCGCATCGTGTCGGCCGCCGAGACGCTCGCCGATCTCGTGGAGCGCATCCCGGACGAAGTGCCACAGATCCTGAAGATGAACGTGTCCGACCCCGGGCGGTTCGCCGACCTGGCGGCCACGAACATGAACTTCCGGATCTCGGACAAGGACGAGGTCCTCCAGCGCCTCGACATCGGGCAGCGGCTGCGCTTCATCCTGTCGCGCCTCGAGCGCGAGGTAGCGCGCGCCCGCGTGATGGAGGACGTGAAGAAGCAGACCGAGGTCAAGATCGAGCAGCACCAGCGCGAGTTCTACCTGCGCCAGCAGCTGCGGGCGATCCAGGCCGAGCTGGGCGAAACCGACCCCGGCGAGAAGGAAGCGATCGAGCTGCTCAAGAAGGTCGACGAGGCCAGGCTCCCGGAGCGCGTGGGGCAGGAGGCGCGACGCGAAACGGAGCGGCTGCGCATGCTCTCACCGGCGTCGAGCGAATACCAGGTGATCCGCAACTATCTCGACTGGATCCTGTCGCTGCCGTGGCACAAGCGCTCGGGCGACGAGCAGATCGAGCTGGCCCGGGTGGAGCTGGCGCTCGAGGGCAAGCACTACGGACTCAACGAGGCGAAGGAGCGCATCATCGAGTTCCTGGCGGTGCGCAAGCTGCGTGGCGGCGACCCGCACGGCCCGATCCTCTGTTTCGTCGGCCCGCCGGGGACAGGAAAAACGTCGTTAGGCGAGGCCATCGCGACGTCCATCGGCCGGTCCTTCTATCGCATCGCGGTGGGTGGCGTGCGTGACGAGGCGGAAATCCGCGGCCATCGGCGCACCTACGTGGGCGCGATGCCCGGGCTCCTCATCCAGGCCCTGCGGCGCGTTGGACTGCGCGATCCGGTCCTGATGATCGACGAGATCGACAAGATGTCCGGCGGCGGCGCTTCCGGCGACCCGACCGCCGCGATGCTCGAAGTGCTCGACCCGTCGCAGAACCACGACTTCGTCGATCACTACCTCAACCTCCCGTTCGACCTCTCGTCGGTCCTGTTCATCTGCACGGCGAACAACCTGTTCGACATCCCGGCACCGCTGCGCGATCGCATGGAGGTCATTCGCATCGCCGGGTACACAGTCGAAGAGAAGGTCGAGATCGCGTGGCGCTACCTGATCCCGCGCCTGCTGGAAGAACACGGCATCACCGACAAGGACATCCAGTTCACCGACGAGGTGCTGGGCTTTGTATCCAGCAGGTATTCGCGTGAGGCGGGGCTGCGCAATTTCGAACGCAACCTCGCCGCCATCATGCGCAAGCGGGCGCGTCGCAAGGCCGATGGCGAGGAGGGCGCGTGGGTCGTGGACAACGCCCTTGTCGAACACCACCTCGGCGTGCCGAAGCACGCGATGGAGGAGGCGGAAAAGGAACCGGAGATCGGCACAGTCACCGGGCTCGCCTGGACGTCACTGGGTGGTGACATCATGACGATCGAGGCGCTGCGCATGCCCGGCAGCGGCAAGCTCACGGTCACCGGGCAACTCGGCGACGTGATGCGCGAGTCCGTGGATGCGGCGCTCTCGTTCGTGCGGTCCCGCGCCGACGCGCTCAACGTGGGCGATCGCGAGTTCAAGGAAACGGACTTCCACATCCACTTTCCTGCTGGCGCAGTGCCCAAGGATGGGCCGAGTGCCGGTGTCGCCGTCACGCTCGCGCTGGCGTCGGTGCTGAGTCGCCGACCGGTGCGGCGCGACGTGGCGATGACGGGCGAAGTGACCCTGCGTGGCCGTGTGCTCGAGATCGGCGGCGTGAAGGAAAAGACGCTCGCGGCGTATCGTGCCGGCCTGCGCGAGGTGATCCTGCCGGCGGGCAACCAGAAGGACCTGCGCGACGTGCCGGAGGAGGTGCGCAAGAACATGGCGTTCACGTTCGTGAGCGCCATGGACGAGGTGCTTCGCCACGCCCTGCTGCCCCGGGTGACGCCGGAGATCGTGGATGTGGCGCCGGAGGCCACCACCGAGGCGCGTGAGCCGCGATCGGGGGGTCGCGCCGACACGCACACCCCAGCGCCCTGA
- a CDS encoding DUF445 family protein yields the protein MDSGLTPRVQAEPAPLAPATPAGASRGLRPAPDPRALSEPQPLRPDDEALRQARLTSMKRWATGLLVGATVVFLVTLWLEPRFPWLDIVRATAEAAMIGGLADWFAVTALFKHPLGLRIPHTAIIPARKDRVGVTLGTFVERNFLNRDVIVAKLHSLNAAERVARWMIEPDNGRRIARQIARSLSAAANVLRDEDVEDVITRTVVGRVQATQAAPLIGRFLSVLTADNRHQALLDDAIRLTAKFLSENQDLIRERVENESPWWVPGVFDDRIAKKIVTGLERTMQAVHEDPNHPLRLRFDAALDEFIVKLQASPAVILKAEQIKSDVLDAQAVRGFSASIWADVKAAIARYADDPEGFKPEAIQKGLTAFGEAVLRDPALMEKLDAWLIEGVVAVVERYQSEVGELIASTVKRWDPVATSKRIELAIGRDLQFIRINGTIVGGLAGMALYLLQKLL from the coding sequence GTGGACTCCGGCCTCACCCCACGCGTGCAGGCGGAGCCAGCGCCGCTCGCCCCCGCCACACCTGCCGGGGCGTCCCGCGGCCTTCGTCCTGCGCCCGACCCGCGAGCGCTGTCAGAACCGCAGCCGCTGCGACCCGACGACGAAGCGCTCCGACAGGCGCGCCTGACGAGCATGAAGCGCTGGGCCACCGGGCTCCTCGTCGGTGCCACGGTCGTGTTCCTCGTTACGCTGTGGCTCGAACCGCGCTTTCCCTGGCTCGACATCGTACGGGCGACCGCCGAAGCCGCGATGATCGGCGGGCTTGCGGACTGGTTCGCGGTGACCGCGCTCTTCAAGCACCCGTTGGGGTTGCGCATCCCGCACACGGCCATCATCCCGGCGCGAAAGGACCGCGTGGGCGTCACGCTGGGCACGTTCGTCGAGCGCAACTTCCTCAACCGCGATGTCATCGTCGCCAAGCTGCACTCGCTGAACGCGGCCGAGCGGGTCGCGCGCTGGATGATCGAGCCGGACAACGGCCGCCGGATCGCCAGGCAGATCGCCCGCTCGCTCTCCGCGGCGGCCAACGTGTTGCGCGACGAAGACGTCGAAGACGTCATCACCCGGACCGTCGTGGGGCGCGTGCAGGCCACCCAGGCGGCGCCGCTCATCGGCCGGTTTCTGTCGGTACTCACCGCCGACAACCGGCACCAGGCGCTGCTGGACGACGCCATCCGGCTGACCGCGAAGTTCCTCTCCGAGAACCAGGACCTGATCCGCGAACGGGTGGAAAACGAGAGCCCGTGGTGGGTCCCCGGGGTCTTTGACGATCGTATCGCGAAGAAGATCGTCACCGGCCTGGAACGCACGATGCAGGCGGTCCATGAGGACCCCAACCATCCGTTGCGACTCCGATTCGACGCGGCGCTGGACGAGTTCATCGTCAAGCTGCAGGCCTCGCCCGCGGTCATCCTCAAGGCCGAGCAGATCAAGTCGGACGTGCTGGACGCGCAGGCGGTTCGTGGATTCAGCGCGTCCATCTGGGCTGACGTGAAGGCGGCGATCGCCCGCTACGCCGACGACCCGGAGGGCTTCAAGCCGGAGGCGATCCAGAAAGGACTCACCGCGTTCGGCGAGGCCGTGCTCCGCGACCCTGCGCTCATGGAGAAGCTCGACGCCTGGCTCATCGAGGGCGTCGTGGCCGTGGTCGAACGCTACCAGAGCGAAGTCGGTGAGTTGATCGCAAGCACCGTGAAGCGCTGGGATCCCGTCGCCACCTCAAAGCGCATCGAGCTTGCCATCGGCCGCGACCTCCAGTTCATCCGCATCAACGGGACGATCGTGGGTGGGCTCGCGGGGATGGCGCTCTACCTGCTGCAGAAGTTGCTCTGA
- a CDS encoding sulfatase, with the protein MALVVLMTGLAAGLIGAAVQVAVQMVNALILARLIFSSRDVVWMAPIAWLAFSLGLAVFGAVGALLVPRLPWATMSLVGFVTVTGAVLLAPFEQIATWAATVVSLGIGVQLSRWLRPEGASWPPRLRRVSTALVVAFALVGTGAAALRGLRERRAVDALGAARDGAPNVLLIVLDVVRAANLSAYGYARPTSPVLEAFARTGVQFDRAYAAAPWTLPSHASMFTGRYPTELRAGYRRALESAPETLAEAFRLRGYRTGGFTANEVYTAWDSRINRGFERWSDYRRTPTQVRYSGLPWQTTKIRELLDARTLRDVWVTLRYLPLRAPANLSFHLKRGHMVSEEFLDWESGIDGRPFFAFINLYDAHRPRYAPPEVAARFDSGGRPAVDRYDAAVSYVDSEVGVILDSLRARGDLDRTIVAIVGDHGELLGEHDFVGHSNMVYRDLLWVPFVVSYGARLPSGAHVATPVSLRDLGATLLDLAGVEPSGHTIPGTSLLPLARGASDAATSPVFSYAQQGSNVEARFPNSTGPLYSLVVDSMHYIRHPREELLFNLATDGAEQHNLAADPGHATVLAAARHVVDSLLQYRYGGR; encoded by the coding sequence GTGGCCCTTGTGGTCCTGATGACGGGCCTCGCCGCGGGATTGATCGGCGCGGCCGTGCAGGTCGCCGTGCAGATGGTCAATGCGTTGATCCTCGCGCGGCTGATCTTCAGCAGTCGCGACGTGGTGTGGATGGCGCCGATCGCGTGGCTCGCGTTTTCGCTCGGTCTTGCCGTGTTCGGCGCGGTTGGCGCGCTGCTCGTGCCGCGGCTCCCGTGGGCGACGATGTCGCTGGTGGGCTTTGTCACGGTAACCGGGGCCGTGCTGCTCGCGCCGTTCGAGCAGATCGCCACATGGGCGGCGACGGTGGTCTCGCTGGGAATCGGGGTGCAGCTCTCGCGCTGGCTGCGTCCCGAAGGCGCGTCGTGGCCACCACGCTTGCGTCGCGTTTCCACCGCGCTCGTCGTGGCGTTTGCGCTCGTCGGGACCGGCGCCGCGGCGCTGCGCGGCTTGCGTGAGCGACGCGCCGTTGACGCCCTGGGCGCGGCACGCGACGGGGCGCCTAACGTGCTCCTGATCGTCCTCGATGTGGTGCGGGCCGCCAACCTGAGCGCATACGGCTACGCGCGACCGACCTCGCCGGTCCTCGAGGCGTTCGCGCGCACTGGCGTGCAGTTCGACCGGGCGTATGCCGCGGCGCCGTGGACGTTGCCGTCGCACGCGTCGATGTTCACGGGCCGATATCCGACCGAGCTGCGCGCGGGCTATCGACGTGCGCTCGAGAGCGCGCCGGAGACGCTGGCCGAGGCGTTCAGACTACGCGGCTATCGCACGGGCGGCTTTACCGCGAACGAGGTGTACACGGCCTGGGACTCGCGCATCAACCGGGGATTCGAGCGCTGGTCGGACTATCGACGCACCCCAACGCAGGTACGCTACAGCGGGCTTCCCTGGCAAACGACAAAGATCCGGGAGCTGCTGGACGCGCGCACGCTGCGCGACGTGTGGGTCACGCTGCGCTACCTGCCCCTGCGCGCCCCGGCCAATCTCTCGTTCCACCTGAAGCGCGGGCACATGGTGTCGGAGGAGTTTCTCGACTGGGAGTCCGGTATCGACGGACGCCCCTTCTTCGCGTTCATCAACCTGTACGACGCCCACCGCCCGCGGTACGCGCCGCCGGAGGTGGCCGCGCGATTCGACAGCGGCGGTCGGCCCGCCGTGGACCGGTACGACGCCGCGGTGTCGTACGTCGATTCGGAGGTGGGCGTGATCCTCGACTCGCTCCGCGCCCGCGGCGATCTCGATCGCACGATCGTGGCGATCGTGGGCGATCACGGCGAGCTGCTTGGCGAACATGATTTCGTCGGCCATTCGAACATGGTGTACCGCGACCTGCTCTGGGTGCCGTTCGTGGTCTCGTACGGCGCGCGGCTGCCGTCAGGCGCGCACGTCGCCACGCCGGTCTCGTTGCGGGATCTCGGGGCAACGCTGCTCGACCTCGCGGGCGTGGAGCCATCGGGGCACACCATCCCGGGGACGTCGCTGCTGCCGTTGGCGCGCGGCGCCAGCGACGCCGCGACGAGTCCGGTGTTTTCGTATGCCCAGCAGGGATCGAACGTGGAAGCGCGGTTTCCGAACTCGACCGGGCCCCTGTATTCGCTTGTGGTGGACTCCATGCACTACATCCGGCACCCGCGCGAAGAGCTGCTTTTCAACCTCGCGACCGACGGTGCCGAGCAGCACAACCTCGCCGCGGACCCCGGGCACGCGACCGTGCTCGCAGCCGCGCGTCACGTGGTCGATTCCCTCCTTCAGTACCGGTACGGCGGACGCTGA